The genomic interval TAAATGCTCTTTATTCAGAAACTTTACCCATTCACTAATCACCTTATCTCTGCCAAAAAATAAATCTTGGTCTTCTTCCTGAAAACTCAATAAACCCTTATAGGGAGGAATTGTAGACACACCCCCCAACTCCACCCAGCGCAGGGTATCCTGAGCCGGATTTTTCATCACCACTGGCAACCAATCAGCACAGGGAAAAGAATCTTTAAATTTCTCAGAACTCAATATAGTTCTGCCTTCCCTCACCGCAGTATCGAGAGAAAACCCAGCCGTATACTTGTCTAAAAAGGCTTGCAAAAAACGCGGCGCAACTGCCACGGGTAAAACTTCCCGCATCACCACACTTTGAGGCAGATATAACTGCTCACCCTCACCCAATTGATTGGCAACTCCCAACCCATCACAGGCACTTATCACCGCCAACTGCAAACCTTTATCAATGGCGCTTTTCAACCCATCCCGGAGTTTGTCAATCCCAATCCAATTCTTTTGATTAATCTTGATTGCTCCCTTCCGTTGGCTGGTTTTTCCATGACCGGCAAAAATTAAAATATCCCAGGATTTTTCTTTTAAGAGAGTCAAAATTTCGGCTTCTTTTGGCTCTACCAGAAACGTGATTTCGGCATTTGTCCGGGCTTCAATGGCTTTAATTTCCGCTTGAATGGTATCCGTTAACCTGCCATCGCCAAAAATGGCTAAAATGCGAACGGCTTTTTTCGCCCCATTCAATACTACTTGATTAACTTGCTTGAAATTAGGAGAAGCCAATACCATACCCACGCCAGCAAACTGCTGTAGCACCTGCCACCGCTCCCAAGGCAGTCGGCGCAATAAAATATTCTGGGTTTGTAAGACAAATTCTAAGGGTTGATGGGGATTTAATTTATCTTCTGCAATTTCCTCGTTAATGCGTTCAATAACGGGGTTAAATCCTTCATAGCTCAACCAGCGATTGAGTTGCTCTTCTAAAACTTGCGCGTATTTCCAACAAGCGGCAAAGGCATCTTTTTGTTTTGAGGCATTTGTAACAACGTTGCGATCGCCTAAAAATATAGGATAAAAATATTCTAAGTTCCAATAAGCTCTCTGCCACTGTACATAGCTTTCCTCTAACTCCTTATAGTGCATTAACCTGGGCAACTCTCCTTCTGCGGAAGCGATGGTTTTGTCTTGCACCTTGACTTCTATCAGGGCAATAAAACCGTCTGGTAAGTTGTTGAGAGTAAGTTTAATTTGTTGAGACATTTTTACCCCCCTTGAATTTGGGTGTGTTGCCCTCATCCCCCAGCCCCTTCTCCCACGGGAGAAGGGGAGAAGTCCCTCTCCCTGGGGAGAGGGATTTAGGGAGAGGGCACAATCTTGTGGATTTACGGGTGTTGCCCTCATCCCCCAGCCCCTTCTCCCACGGGAGAAGGGGAGTAAAGTCCCTCTCCCGTGGGAGAGGGATATAGGGAGAGGGCATCATCATTACACCACAAATCGTTCGCTGACAATTGTATCATCGATGCCCAAACAGACGGTAAATTCTTCACCAAAGTTAGCATCAAACTCACATTGAATCCACACATCCGCAGCTCTAGCTGTCACTTCCTTAAATACCTCTCCTTCCGAGAGGATAGTCATTTTCAGGTTAACGGGCAAAAACTCGGCATCCCTGGGATAGACTTTTAAGTTGGCGATCGCCCTCTCTTCTTCTTCCTGTATCAGATTAATCAGCAACACCACCTGACACTGAAGCAAATCTACACTCAAATCGTAGAACTTCGCTCGCTTGGTGCGATCGCTCCACACCATCACCGGACGCAACTGTTCCGGTGTCAACAACTCCTCAGCCTGTTGCCAACCTTCAGTAAATATACCCTGAAACCAATCCCTTAACCGCGTCGGTTCTTCCTCCCATTCTGGGTAAACATCCA from Roseofilum capinflatum BLCC-M114 carries:
- a CDS encoding DUF1822 family protein encodes the protein MIENAESIAQFFGLELSNIVDVEQLYGLDRKEMVITLEGSIDELKPKVDRWLQILREASKDETIQIKIMKPGSVVVVIEGSPEGLRRIEELFNAGELTEIAGFQVLDVYPEWEEEPTRLRDWFQGIFTEGWQQAEELLTPEQLRPVMVWSDRTKRAKFYDLSVDLLQCQVVLLINLIQEEEERAIANLKVYPRDAEFLPVNLKMTILSEGEVFKEVTARAADVWIQCEFDANFGEEFTVCLGIDDTIVSERFVV